AGTACACTTCATCGGATTGGTTTCCAATGGAGGAGTTCACTCACATATCAACCATTTAAAAGGATTACTGACTGCTGCAAAAGAATTCGGATTGGATGAAAATGTTTTTGTTCACGCATTTACCGATGGCAGAGACTGTGATCCGCATTCCGGATTTGGATTCATTGATGAACTTCAACAACATATGGAAGCTACCACAGGAAAGCTGGCTACCGTTGTCGGAAGATATTATGCGATGGACAGAGATAAAAGATGGGAGCGTGTAAAACTGGCTTATGATGCCCTTGTAGAAGGAGTAGGCGAGCAGACCACAGATGCTTTGGCAGTTATTAAGGCTTCCTATGATAATAAGGTAACCGATGAATTCCTGAAACCTATTATTTTAGTAAACACTACTGAAACAGGTAATATCGTGCCGGTAGCAAGAATCATTGATAATGATGTGGTAATCTGCTTCAACTTCCGTACAGACAGAGGAAGAGAAATTACAGAAGTTCTTTCACAGAAAGACTTCCCGGAATATTCTATGAAGAAATTGAACCTTTATTATATTACGTTGACGAACTATGACAAAACATTCCAGAATGTTAATGTAGTCTTTGACGAAAATGTTTTGACAGAAACAATGGGGGAAATTCTTGAAAAAAATAACAAATCTCAGATCAGAATTGCTGAAACAGAAAAATATCCTCACGTTACCTTTTTCTTCTCAGGAGGAAGAGAAGAGGAGTTCAACGGAGAAAGAAGATTACTGTGCCCAAGTCCGAAGGATGTTCCTACTTATGATTTAAAGCCGGAAATGTCAGCCTATGATATCACCAGCGCTATCGTACCGGAACTGGAACAGGGAAATGCCGATTTTGTTTGTCTGAATTTTGCCAATACCGATATGGTAGGGCATACAGGAGTATTTGAAGCCGCTGTAAAAGCTGCAGAAGTCGTAGATCAGTGCATTGAAAAGGTAGCTGCTGCTGCTTACGAAAACGGATACACCGTTTTCATTCTTGCAGATCACGGAAATTCTGATGTAATGATGAATCCTGATGGAACTCCAAACACCCAGCACTCAACAAATCTGGTTCCTTTTATTGTAATGGATAAAGATCATACCTGGAATTTGAAACCCGGAAAGCTGGGCGATGTAGCGCCCACAATTCTGAAAGTAATGGGTGTTGAAATACCGGAAGCAATGACAGGAGATGTTTTAGTTAGTTAAAATTCAATAATAATATTAAAAAAATGCCGTTATAATGATATAATGGCATTTTTTATGATATATGTCAGATAAGGTATGAGATGCATACTTTATTATGCGTTAAATAATAAATAAATCATATCTTTGTCAATTAAAACTGAATAGTAAAATGTATCAAAAGCTTGTTAGGAAAGAAGTAATGGGAATATTGGAAAAGGAAGTAGGTTCTTTTCTTGATAAATTTTTAACGCCGATTGAAAAAATATGGCAGCCTTCCGATTATTTACCAGATCCTTCAAGCGATGATTTTAAGCATGATTTAGAAGAAATTCAGACTTTTGCCCGTGAAATGCCTTATGATTTATTTGTAACATTAATTGGAGACTGTATCACGGAAGAAGCTCTTCCATCTTACGAGTCCTGGTTGATGGGAGTAGATGGAATCAATCAGGAAGAAAAACTAGGCTGGGCAAACTGGGTGAGAGCATGGACTGCTGAAGAGAACAGACATGGTGATCTGCTGAACAAATACCTTTATCTGTGTGGTAGAGTAAATATGAGAGAAGTAGAGATCACTACTCAGTATTTGATCAATGACGGTTTCGATCTTGGAACCAGTATGGATCCATACAGAAACTTTATTTATACAAGTTTTCAGGAAACAGCTACCAATATTTCTCACAGAAGAGTAGGAACATTGGCAAAGCAGTCAGGAAACGGTAAATTAGCCAAAATGTGTGGCGTAATTGCTGCAGATGAAGCAAGGCACGCTAAAGCTTATAAACATTTCGTAGCTAAAATCCTTGAAATAGACCCTTCAGAAATGATTCTTGCGTTCGAAGATATG
This genomic window from Chryseobacterium sp. MEBOG06 contains:
- the gpmI gene encoding 2,3-bisphosphoglycerate-independent phosphoglycerate mutase; the encoded protein is MSKKAILAILDGWGLGTNPDVSAIDKANTPFIDSCFKKFPHTTLEASGLAVGLPEGQMGNSEVGHMNLGAGRVVYQNLVKLNMAVENGTLGQEKVIQDAFEYAKKENKKVHFIGLVSNGGVHSHINHLKGLLTAAKEFGLDENVFVHAFTDGRDCDPHSGFGFIDELQQHMEATTGKLATVVGRYYAMDRDKRWERVKLAYDALVEGVGEQTTDALAVIKASYDNKVTDEFLKPIILVNTTETGNIVPVARIIDNDVVICFNFRTDRGREITEVLSQKDFPEYSMKKLNLYYITLTNYDKTFQNVNVVFDENVLTETMGEILEKNNKSQIRIAETEKYPHVTFFFSGGREEEFNGERRLLCPSPKDVPTYDLKPEMSAYDITSAIVPELEQGNADFVCLNFANTDMVGHTGVFEAAVKAAEVVDQCIEKVAAAAYENGYTVFILADHGNSDVMMNPDGTPNTQHSTNLVPFIVMDKDHTWNLKPGKLGDVAPTILKVMGVEIPEAMTGDVLVS
- a CDS encoding acyl-ACP desaturase, encoding MYQKLVRKEVMGILEKEVGSFLDKFLTPIEKIWQPSDYLPDPSSDDFKHDLEEIQTFAREMPYDLFVTLIGDCITEEALPSYESWLMGVDGINQEEKLGWANWVRAWTAEENRHGDLLNKYLYLCGRVNMREVEITTQYLINDGFDLGTSMDPYRNFIYTSFQETATNISHRRVGTLAKQSGNGKLAKMCGVIAADEARHAKAYKHFVAKILEIDPSEMILAFEDMMRKKIVMPAHLMRQSGQKAGELWGHFSDAAQRCMVYTGNDYINIMKDLLDEWKIEHVKGLTEKAEKAQEYLMKLPARLQKITDRVSTPDLQFQFNWVKS